From the Entomomonas sp. E2T0 genome, one window contains:
- the ybeY gene encoding rRNA maturation RNase YbeY, whose translation MNIELDLQLASEEPYIPDASLFLKWCEVAITPYQQNAELTIRIVDEAEGQELNAAYRHKDYATNVLSFPSELPEGILDIPLLGDLIICAPVVTKEAEQQQKNLEAHWAHLVTHGCLHLLGFDHEEQQAAIEMEALEQQLLMQQGYPDPYQEVN comes from the coding sequence ATGAACATTGAGTTAGACTTGCAGCTAGCCAGTGAAGAACCTTATATACCTGATGCTAGTCTGTTCCTAAAGTGGTGTGAAGTAGCTATTACTCCTTATCAGCAAAATGCAGAGCTTACTATCCGTATTGTTGATGAGGCGGAAGGGCAAGAGCTTAATGCAGCTTATCGTCATAAAGATTATGCAACTAATGTTTTATCATTTCCCAGTGAGTTACCTGAGGGGATTTTGGATATTCCTTTATTAGGTGATTTAATTATCTGTGCACCAGTGGTAACAAAAGAAGCTGAACAACAACAAAAGAATTTAGAGGCTCATTGGGCGCACCTTGTTACCCATGGTTGTTTACACCTATTAGGTTTTGACCATGAGGAACAACAAGCAGCTATTGAAATGGAAGCATTAGAACAACAATTGCTAATGCAACAGGGATACCCTGACCCTTATCAGGAAGTTAACTAA
- the aspA gene encoding aspartate ammonia-lyase, with protein sequence MSNSASVRIEKDLLGTLEVSNDAYYGIQTLRAINNFKLTGITLSHFPKLVNALAMVKWAAAEANHELGYLSDEKHAAIVKACERITNGEFHDQFLVDMIQGGAGTSTNMNANEVIANIALEEMGHQKGEYKYLHPNNDVNMAQSTNDAYPTAIRVGLLLGYDSLLDALGKLRDSFAEKGEEFAHVIKMGRTQLQDAVPMTLGQEFHAFATTLTEDVDRIRLLIPDLLREVNLGGTAIGTGINADPRYQFLAVQHLARISGHPLLPATDLIEATSDMGAFVLLSGMLKRTGVKLSKICNDLRLLSSGPRTGINEINLPPRQPGSSIMPGKVNPVIPEAVNQVVFEVIGNDLALTIAAEGGQLQLNVMEPLIAYKTFDSIRLLSRAMEMLRTLCIDGITANVERCKDLVEHSIGLVTALNPYIGYENSTRIARVALETGKGVLELVREENLLSEETLEEILKPENMIAPHLALTDLTKH encoded by the coding sequence ATGTCTAATTCTGCATCAGTCCGTATTGAAAAAGATTTACTAGGCACTTTAGAAGTATCTAATGACGCCTATTATGGTATTCAAACATTAAGAGCTATCAATAACTTTAAGCTTACTGGTATCACTTTATCCCATTTCCCCAAACTAGTGAATGCCTTAGCTATGGTTAAGTGGGCTGCAGCAGAGGCTAATCATGAATTAGGCTATTTATCTGATGAAAAGCATGCTGCTATTGTTAAAGCATGCGAACGTATCACCAATGGTGAATTTCATGATCAATTCTTAGTAGACATGATTCAAGGCGGTGCAGGTACTTCGACCAATATGAACGCCAATGAAGTGATTGCCAATATTGCCTTAGAAGAAATGGGACATCAAAAAGGTGAATACAAATATTTACACCCTAACAATGATGTAAATATGGCTCAATCTACCAACGATGCTTACCCAACAGCTATTCGTGTTGGTTTATTATTAGGTTATGATTCTTTATTAGATGCGTTAGGTAAACTTCGTGACTCTTTTGCAGAAAAAGGTGAAGAGTTTGCTCATGTGATCAAAATGGGACGCACTCAATTACAAGATGCTGTGCCTATGACTTTAGGACAAGAGTTCCACGCTTTTGCTACCACACTGACTGAAGATGTAGACCGTATTCGTCTATTAATTCCTGATTTACTGCGTGAAGTAAACCTTGGAGGTACAGCCATTGGAACAGGCATTAATGCTGATCCTCGTTATCAATTTTTAGCGGTACAACATTTAGCACGAATTAGTGGCCACCCACTACTACCTGCTACCGACTTAATTGAAGCCACCTCAGATATGGGTGCCTTCGTATTGCTCTCTGGTATGTTAAAACGTACAGGTGTAAAACTATCAAAAATCTGTAATGACTTAAGATTACTATCAAGTGGCCCAAGAACAGGTATTAATGAAATTAACTTACCACCAAGACAACCTGGTAGCTCTATTATGCCTGGTAAAGTTAACCCTGTTATTCCTGAAGCAGTTAACCAAGTAGTATTTGAAGTGATTGGTAATGACCTAGCATTAACAATTGCAGCAGAAGGCGGTCAGTTACAATTAAATGTAATGGAACCACTCATTGCCTATAAAACATTTGACTCCATAAGACTATTAAGTCGTGCTATGGAGATGTTACGTACCCTTTGTATTGATGGTATCACTGCTAACGTTGAACGCTGTAAAGACCTTGTTGAACACTCCATTGGTTTAGTAACTGCGCTTAACCCTTATATTGGTTATGAAAACTCAACCCGTATTGCCCGTGTAGCTTTAGAAACAGGTAAAGGCGTATTAGAGTTAGTACGTGAAGAGAATTTGCTTAGTGAAGAAACACTAGAAGAAATTCTTAAGCCTGAAAATATGATTGCACCACATTTAGCATTAACAGATTTAACTAAACACTAA
- the mdtI gene encoding multidrug/spermidine efflux SMR transporter subunit MdtI, which translates to MNDFTWVHIGFLALAIVLEVLANVFLKYSNGFKNRMLGVLSILFVLGAFTALAQSVKGIDLSIAYAIWGGFGILATVAMGAILFNQNLKAKGWLGIMILIFGMMLLKLA; encoded by the coding sequence ATGAACGATTTTACATGGGTTCATATAGGGTTCTTAGCCTTAGCTATTGTGTTGGAAGTATTGGCTAATGTGTTTTTAAAGTACTCAAATGGTTTTAAAAACCGCATGTTAGGAGTATTGTCTATCCTTTTTGTATTAGGTGCTTTTACTGCATTGGCACAGTCTGTAAAAGGTATTGACTTATCTATTGCTTATGCCATATGGGGGGGCTTTGGTATCTTAGCAACAGTTGCTATGGGAGCTATTTTATTTAACCAAAATTTAAAAGCAAAAGGGTGGTTAGGTATCATGATTTTAATTTTTGGTATGATGTTATTAAAATTAGCTTAA
- a CDS encoding HlyC/CorC family transporter produces the protein MSEDQSSQHKSWFEKLTQAFAHEPKNRQDLLELLHEAHINKLLDADALTIVESAIQIADLQVRDIMLSRSQMVFIKITQSIEELLPTIIKTAHSRYPVLEEDMETVGGILLAKDLLPYLLQLATGQETEFDIKKILRPATYVPESKRVNVLLREFRATHNHMAIVVDEYGGVAGLVTIEDVLEQIVGDIEDEHDIEEASYIRPQPNGDFVVKAQTPIHVFNQYFPENRYSEEFGRTISELVEHHFGHLPKRNETMVIGSFRYRVLTADSRKLHLLRLTPCKIVD, from the coding sequence ATGAGCGAAGATCAATCGAGTCAGCATAAATCTTGGTTTGAGAAACTAACCCAAGCATTTGCCCATGAGCCAAAGAATCGTCAAGATTTGTTAGAGCTTCTCCATGAGGCACACATTAATAAGCTGCTAGATGCTGATGCGTTAACCATTGTAGAGAGTGCTATTCAAATAGCAGACTTACAAGTACGTGATATCATGTTGTCACGCTCACAAATGGTATTTATTAAAATTACTCAATCTATTGAAGAGCTTTTACCTACTATTATAAAAACAGCACATTCTCGTTATCCTGTATTAGAAGAGGATATGGAGACAGTAGGTGGTATTTTATTAGCAAAAGATTTGTTGCCTTACCTATTGCAGTTAGCAACAGGACAAGAGACTGAGTTTGATATTAAAAAAATATTAAGGCCAGCAACTTATGTACCTGAATCAAAAAGAGTGAATGTACTGTTAAGAGAGTTTCGTGCTACGCATAATCATATGGCCATTGTGGTAGATGAATATGGTGGTGTTGCAGGGCTAGTTACCATCGAAGACGTTTTAGAACAAATTGTTGGTGATATTGAAGATGAACATGATATTGAGGAGGCAAGCTATATTCGTCCTCAACCTAATGGTGATTTCGTAGTAAAAGCACAAACACCTATTCATGTGTTTAATCAATATTTTCCTGAAAATCGTTACTCTGAAGAATTTGGTAGAACTATTAGTGAATTAGTTGAACACCATTTTGGCCACTTACCTAAACGTAATGAAACGATGGTGATTGGTTCATTCCGTTACCGTGTGTTAACAGCGGATAGCCGTAAACTCCACTTACTACGCTTAACACCTTGTAAAATTGTGGATTAA
- a CDS encoding tetratricopeptide repeat protein gives MNSSYCKFYSISCLLLLFVNQLFAEGLNLPTITSCTFNVPQEQQAFMLDRCMVAAKTGDKDAQYQLGLYYGEGKLVTANYSEALYWFKQASAQAHVDAQVRLGYMYLQGQGVPVNNLQAYIIFKIAGINGSDEAMDEADVAADLMNPQELQQANYILGKTFRLYLKNIKE, from the coding sequence ATGAACAGTTCTTATTGCAAATTCTATTCAATTAGTTGTTTGCTATTACTATTTGTTAATCAATTATTCGCAGAGGGACTAAATTTACCAACGATAACAAGTTGTACATTTAATGTGCCTCAAGAGCAACAAGCTTTTATGTTAGATCGTTGTATGGTGGCCGCTAAAACGGGTGATAAAGATGCTCAATACCAATTAGGACTTTATTATGGCGAAGGAAAATTAGTTACTGCTAACTATTCAGAAGCACTTTATTGGTTTAAACAAGCCTCTGCCCAAGCACATGTTGATGCTCAAGTGCGATTAGGTTATATGTATTTACAAGGACAGGGCGTGCCCGTTAATAATTTGCAAGCCTATATTATTTTTAAAATAGCAGGTATTAATGGTTCTGATGAAGCTATGGATGAAGCTGATGTAGCAGCAGATCTTATGAATCCACAAGAGCTACAACAAGCTAACTATATTTTGGGTAAAACGTTTCGGCTTTATCTAAAAAATATTAAAGAGTAA
- the trxA gene encoding thioredoxin TrxA yields the protein MSDIIHVTDNDFAENVLKSDLPVLVDYWAEWCGPCKMIAPVLDVLADEYDGKLQICKLDISNNPQIPQTYGVRNIPTLMIFKNGEAIATKVGAVSKSQLAAFIDATLS from the coding sequence ATGTCTGATATTATTCATGTAACTGATAATGATTTTGCAGAAAATGTATTAAAGTCGGATCTACCAGTATTAGTAGATTATTGGGCTGAATGGTGTGGTCCATGTAAAATGATAGCGCCTGTACTAGATGTATTAGCAGATGAATATGATGGTAAGCTACAAATCTGCAAATTAGATATTAGTAATAACCCACAAATACCACAAACATATGGTGTGCGTAATATTCCTACATTAATGATTTTCAAAAATGGTGAAGCTATTGCAACTAAAGTAGGTGCGGTGAGTAAATCACAATTAGCTGCTTTTATTGATGCTACCTTATCTTAA
- a CDS encoding DUF1820 family protein, with product MNKNEEPIYRVIFLNQGQVYEMYAKQIYQSDLWGFLEIEEFIFGERTQMVVDPSEERLKSQFEGVNRSFIPMHSVIRIDEVERLGIAKITEAKGTGNIMPFPMPPLPTK from the coding sequence ATGAACAAAAATGAAGAGCCTATTTATCGAGTAATTTTCCTAAACCAAGGTCAGGTTTATGAAATGTATGCCAAACAAATTTATCAAAGCGATTTGTGGGGCTTTCTTGAAATAGAAGAGTTTATTTTTGGTGAACGCACTCAGATGGTAGTTGACCCTAGCGAGGAAAGACTAAAATCTCAATTTGAAGGCGTTAACAGAAGCTTTATTCCAATGCACAGTGTCATTCGTATTGACGAAGTTGAACGTTTGGGAATTGCCAAGATCACAGAAGCGAAAGGTACTGGCAATATTATGCCCTTTCCTATGCCCCCTCTTCCTACTAAATAA
- the lnt gene encoding apolipoprotein N-acyltransferase has product MLSIITKKGWLGHLIAFVAGVLTPLFLAPFNIWPIAFISVGCFYLGLKELSVKQAIIRGWCYGFGAYIAGVSWIYVSINTFGNAPVWLAAALTIAFCMSVAFFFVIPAVIWVKWFRADHTYFVDAFAFAGLWAIQEWFRGWFLTGFPWLYTGYSQLDAPLAGFAPIGGVWLISFLITLITVLLIKVYYFRQQKIKVIISIVVVIALPLMGVLLNKIHWTTSIDDKLPVTLIQGNIAQGQKWEPSFYRDQLNLYWHLTQQHQRVNSLVIWPENAIPYLKESVQELLDTTIGVYEKNNKATLITGLPIRQQDNKGERYYNGITVVGEGEGTYLKQKLVPFGEYVPLQDMLRGMIEFFNLPMSDFRRGTSDQPLLKVKDYQVAPFICYEVVYPDFVASFGAESNLLITISNDTWFGHSIGPKQHLQMAQMRALEADRWMARATNNGITAIIDNKGQIIKEIPSFEVGVLQGEVTLVTGKTPYQVWYSYFILSISILGLLVAFFMNKFKK; this is encoded by the coding sequence ATGCTATCAATCATTACTAAGAAGGGTTGGTTAGGCCATTTAATAGCTTTTGTAGCAGGTGTTTTAACACCACTTTTTTTAGCTCCCTTTAATATTTGGCCAATAGCCTTTATTTCTGTTGGTTGTTTTTATCTTGGTTTAAAAGAACTTTCCGTTAAGCAAGCGATTATTCGTGGTTGGTGTTATGGTTTTGGAGCCTATATAGCGGGTGTTAGTTGGATTTATGTCAGTATAAATACCTTTGGTAATGCCCCTGTTTGGTTAGCAGCTGCTTTAACTATAGCTTTTTGTATGTCAGTTGCCTTCTTTTTTGTTATTCCTGCTGTTATTTGGGTTAAGTGGTTTCGTGCCGATCACACCTATTTTGTAGATGCTTTTGCATTTGCAGGATTGTGGGCTATACAAGAATGGTTTAGAGGCTGGTTTTTAACAGGCTTTCCTTGGCTTTATACAGGCTATAGCCAACTTGATGCACCATTAGCAGGTTTTGCACCTATAGGTGGTGTGTGGTTAATTTCCTTTTTAATAACATTAATAACTGTTTTATTAATCAAAGTTTATTATTTTAGGCAACAAAAAATTAAAGTAATTATAAGCATTGTTGTTGTTATTGCTTTGCCTCTCATGGGTGTATTACTTAATAAAATCCATTGGACAACCTCTATTGATGATAAATTACCCGTTACCTTAATTCAGGGTAATATTGCTCAGGGCCAAAAGTGGGAACCCTCATTTTATAGAGACCAGTTGAATTTGTATTGGCATTTAACGCAACAACATCAAAGAGTAAATAGCTTAGTAATTTGGCCTGAAAATGCGATTCCTTATCTAAAAGAGTCTGTGCAAGAGTTATTGGATACCACTATTGGTGTTTATGAAAAAAATAATAAAGCTACATTAATTACTGGCCTGCCAATTAGGCAGCAGGATAATAAGGGTGAGCGTTATTATAATGGCATTACTGTAGTGGGTGAGGGTGAAGGTACCTATTTAAAACAAAAATTGGTTCCTTTTGGTGAGTATGTCCCTTTGCAGGATATGCTACGTGGTATGATTGAATTTTTTAATTTACCAATGTCAGACTTTAGGCGTGGTACTTCAGATCAACCACTGTTGAAAGTTAAAGATTATCAAGTAGCACCGTTTATTTGTTATGAAGTAGTTTATCCAGACTTTGTGGCTTCTTTTGGGGCAGAGAGCAATTTGTTGATAACGATTAGTAATGATACATGGTTCGGTCATTCAATTGGTCCTAAACAACACCTCCAGATGGCACAAATGCGCGCCTTAGAAGCTGATCGTTGGATGGCTAGGGCAACCAATAATGGTATTACAGCGATTATTGATAATAAAGGTCAAATTATTAAAGAAATTCCAAGTTTTGAGGTAGGTGTATTACAGGGAGAAGTAACCTTAGTAACGGGCAAAACACCTTATCAGGTGTGGTATAGTTATTTTATATTAAGTATTAGTATTTTAGGCTTATTAGTTGCGTTTTTTATGAACAAATTCAAAAAATAA
- the ppk2 gene encoding polyphosphate kinase 2 has protein sequence MSVKTIQEVSKDPVATKVALAPHGTVEDSSSAALPDSYPYRTRIKRNEYEKTKKQLQIELLKVQRWVKETGQHIVLLFEGRDAAGKGGTIKRFNEHLNPRGARVVALEKPTDAERGQWYFQRYIQHLPTKGEIVFFDRSWYNRAGVEKVMGFCTQREYLEFLRETPNFERMLVNSGIILFKYWFSVSREEQLRRFIARRDDPLKQWKLSPVDIQSLDKWDDYTKAKEAMFFHTHTGDAPWTIVKSDDKKRARLNCLRHFLYNLDYPEKDLNIVYEADSLLVGDPILLQGQ, from the coding sequence ATGTCAGTTAAAACCATTCAAGAAGTTAGTAAAGACCCTGTAGCAACAAAAGTAGCCTTAGCTCCTCATGGTACTGTAGAAGATAGTAGTTCAGCCGCTCTTCCTGATAGTTATCCTTACCGTACACGTATTAAACGTAATGAGTATGAAAAAACCAAAAAGCAATTACAAATAGAGTTATTAAAAGTACAGCGTTGGGTTAAAGAAACTGGACAACACATAGTTCTTCTATTTGAAGGACGTGATGCTGCAGGTAAAGGGGGAACTATTAAGCGTTTTAACGAACACTTAAACCCTCGTGGTGCACGTGTTGTAGCTTTAGAAAAACCTACTGATGCAGAAAGAGGCCAATGGTATTTTCAACGTTATATTCAACATTTACCAACTAAAGGTGAAATCGTATTCTTTGACCGTTCTTGGTATAACCGTGCAGGTGTTGAAAAGGTTATGGGCTTTTGTACTCAACGTGAGTATTTAGAGTTTTTGCGAGAAACACCAAACTTTGAGAGAATGTTGGTAAATAGTGGTATTATCTTATTTAAATATTGGTTTTCAGTGAGTCGTGAAGAGCAATTACGTCGTTTTATTGCACGTCGAGATGACCCATTAAAACAATGGAAATTATCTCCTGTGGATATTCAATCATTGGATAAATGGGATGATTATACAAAAGCTAAGGAAGCCATGTTTTTCCATACTCATACAGGTGACGCTCCTTGGACTATTGTAAAGTCAGATGATAAAAAACGTGCCCGTTTAAACTGCCTGCGTCATTTCTTATATAATTTAGATTACCCAGAAAAAGATCTAAATATAGTCTATGAAGCTGATAGTTTATTAGTGGGTGATCCCATTTTATTGCAGGGACAGTAA
- a CDS encoding SMR family transporter, with protein sequence MRAWVYLLVAIFFEVIGTSSIKLLVHDFPLIGYGVMYSLIGLSYFFLSLSVKKVPVGVAYALWEGIGIVLITIVSVALFNEQLGFFKIGGLGLIIVGILLIKSGTQSVAKKVTNYQAKEA encoded by the coding sequence ATGCGTGCGTGGGTTTATTTATTAGTAGCTATCTTTTTTGAAGTGATAGGTACTTCTTCTATTAAATTATTAGTTCATGATTTTCCTTTAATTGGTTATGGCGTAATGTATAGCCTAATAGGGCTGTCTTATTTCTTTTTATCATTATCAGTAAAAAAAGTACCCGTTGGTGTGGCTTATGCACTTTGGGAAGGTATTGGTATTGTACTGATTACAATAGTGAGTGTGGCTTTATTTAATGAGCAGCTAGGGTTCTTTAAGATAGGTGGTTTGGGATTGATTATTGTGGGTATCTTATTAATTAAATCAGGTACTCAGTCAGTTGCTAAAAAAGTAACTAACTATCAGGCTAAGGAGGCATAG
- the miaB gene encoding tRNA (N6-isopentenyl adenosine(37)-C2)-methylthiotransferase MiaB gives MTKKLFIETHGCQMNEYDSARMADLLGENQGVELTDNPEEADILLLNTCSIREKAQEKVFSNLGRWRELKKRNPNIVIGVGGCVASQEGAAIRDRAPYVDVVFGPQTLHRLPEMIDAAKTTQKPQVDISFPEIEKFDRLPEPTVDGPTAMVSIMEGCSKYCAFCVVPYTRGEEVSRPVEDVIAEIIHLAENGVKEVILLGQNVNGYRGSNSEGGITDFADLLRIVAEIEGIDRIRYTTSHPLEFSDALIQAHADLPKLVKFVHLPVQAGSDRVLAAMKRNHTALEYKSRIRKLKAAVPDICISSDFIVGFPGETEKDFAQTMKLIEEVGFDFSYSFVYSARPGTPAADLPDDTSEEVKKQRLQILQARLNQQGFEISRRMVGTTQSILVTDFSKKDPGMLQGRTENNRIVNFRSDNPLLIGQFVNVKIEEALPHSLRGALISD, from the coding sequence ATGACCAAGAAGCTTTTTATCGAAACACATGGTTGCCAAATGAATGAGTATGATAGCGCTCGTATGGCAGACTTATTAGGAGAAAATCAGGGAGTTGAGTTAACTGATAATCCTGAAGAGGCAGATATTTTATTATTAAATACCTGTTCTATTCGTGAAAAAGCGCAAGAGAAAGTATTTTCTAATCTTGGTCGGTGGCGTGAGCTAAAAAAACGTAATCCTAATATTGTGATTGGTGTAGGTGGTTGTGTGGCTAGCCAAGAGGGTGCGGCAATTCGTGATCGTGCTCCTTATGTGGATGTGGTGTTTGGTCCACAAACTTTGCATCGTTTACCAGAAATGATTGATGCAGCTAAGACTACTCAAAAACCACAAGTAGATATATCTTTCCCAGAAATAGAAAAGTTCGATCGTTTACCTGAGCCAACTGTAGATGGACCAACTGCAATGGTTTCCATTATGGAGGGCTGTAGTAAATACTGTGCTTTCTGTGTAGTACCTTATACCCGTGGTGAAGAAGTTAGTCGCCCAGTGGAAGATGTAATTGCCGAGATTATCCATCTGGCTGAAAATGGCGTGAAAGAGGTTATTTTATTAGGGCAAAATGTAAACGGCTATCGTGGTAGTAATTCTGAAGGTGGTATTACAGATTTTGCAGACTTATTACGAATAGTGGCTGAAATTGAAGGTATTGATCGCATTCGTTATACCACCTCACACCCTTTAGAATTCTCTGATGCTTTAATTCAAGCCCATGCAGATTTACCAAAATTGGTTAAGTTTGTGCATTTACCTGTACAGGCAGGTTCTGACCGTGTTTTAGCAGCAATGAAGCGTAATCATACAGCACTTGAGTATAAGTCACGTATTCGCAAGTTAAAAGCAGCTGTGCCAGATATTTGTATTAGTTCTGATTTTATTGTGGGCTTTCCAGGTGAAACAGAGAAAGACTTTGCACAAACCATGAAGCTGATCGAAGAGGTTGGTTTCGATTTCTCTTACTCATTTGTTTATAGCGCTCGTCCTGGAACGCCAGCAGCAGATTTGCCGGATGATACCTCTGAAGAGGTGAAAAAACAGCGCCTGCAAATATTGCAAGCACGTCTTAATCAGCAGGGATTTGAAATTAGTCGTCGTATGGTAGGAACTACTCAATCGATTTTAGTTACAGATTTCTCTAAGAAAGATCCCGGTATGTTGCAAGGTCGTACGGAAAATAACCGTATTGTTAATTTCCGTAGTGATAATCCGTTGCTAATCGGTCAATTTGTTAATGTAAAAATTGAAGAGGCATTACCTCATTCGTTAAGAGGAGCGCTTATTAGTGATTAA
- a CDS encoding PhoH family protein, whose translation MSALPSTRQFTLEPFDTRRFANLSGQFDEHFRQIEQRLGIEIRNRGNQFELIGNEERALAAENLIRRLYREAKSMPLSPEVIHLFLQESGLEEMVAPNNNQPQITLKTLKGTIRPRGANQQGYVKAILENDINFGIGPAGTGKTYLAVACAVDALQREQVRRILLVRPAVEAGEKLGFLPGDLSQKIDPYLRPLYDALYEMLGFEHVAKLIERQVIEVAPLAYMRGRTLNNSFIILDESQNTTIEQMKMFLTRIGFGSTAVITGDTTQIDLPKGTRSGLMHVIDVLRSVPGISFTHFKAKDVVRHPLVQRIVEAYDRYDKSLGQQEKNEH comes from the coding sequence TTGAGCGCTTTACCTAGCACTAGACAATTTACATTAGAACCATTCGATACAAGACGTTTTGCCAACTTAAGTGGTCAGTTTGATGAGCATTTTCGGCAAATTGAGCAACGTTTGGGCATTGAAATTCGTAATCGTGGCAATCAGTTTGAGTTAATAGGTAATGAGGAGCGAGCATTAGCCGCAGAAAACCTGATTCGTCGGTTATATCGTGAAGCGAAAAGTATGCCGTTATCGCCAGAGGTGATACATTTATTCTTGCAAGAGTCTGGCTTGGAAGAAATGGTTGCACCTAATAATAATCAGCCACAAATTACCTTAAAGACATTAAAAGGGACTATTCGACCTCGTGGTGCGAATCAGCAAGGATATGTTAAAGCCATCTTAGAAAATGATATTAATTTTGGTATTGGCCCTGCGGGTACAGGTAAAACTTATTTAGCAGTTGCTTGTGCGGTGGATGCATTACAACGTGAACAAGTGCGTCGTATCTTATTAGTACGTCCAGCGGTTGAGGCAGGTGAAAAGCTAGGTTTTTTACCAGGTGACCTTTCGCAAAAGATAGACCCTTATTTACGCCCGCTGTATGACGCTCTATATGAGATGTTAGGTTTTGAGCATGTGGCTAAATTAATCGAGCGACAAGTTATAGAAGTAGCGCCATTAGCTTATATGCGTGGCCGTACTTTAAATAACAGCTTTATTATTTTAGACGAAAGCCAAAATACTACTATTGAACAAATGAAGATGTTTTTAACCCGTATAGGGTTTGGCTCTACAGCTGTTATTACAGGTGATACAACACAAATCGATTTGCCTAAAGGTACCCGTTCAGGGTTAATGCATGTTATCGATGTTTTGCGTAGTGTGCCAGGTATTAGTTTTACTCACTTTAAAGCAAAAGATGTGGTCAGGCACCCGTTAGTACAACGAATTGTAGAAGCCTATGATCGTTACGATAAAAGTTTAGGACAACAAGAAAAAAATGAACATTGA
- a CDS encoding LysR substrate-binding domain-containing protein has protein sequence MNLELRWLEDFSALATTCSFSKAAEQRFVTQPAFSRRIKNLEEALGFSLINRSKTPIELTESGQVFLITARNVIEQLHEVVRHIHHTDTTQGEILQFAVAHSLAQGFFPQWMAKLRKDGLSVTCRLVAANVGDATRALREGACDLMLAYHDPESALQLPPELFPWLVLGHTEMVPVCGFDEYKKPLFEINNQQQFPLLAYGQGAFLGHSVNLLLRQSKLRYVKLFETAMADSLKAMAIEGLGVAWLPKLSVENELARKELVICGDSQWFIPLEIRLYRCSLIKKNAIKSFWEQLAGPDSLTNE, from the coding sequence ATGAACCTTGAATTAAGATGGCTAGAAGACTTTAGTGCCCTTGCTACGACCTGTAGTTTTTCTAAGGCTGCGGAGCAACGTTTTGTAACACAACCTGCTTTTAGTCGCCGTATTAAAAATTTAGAAGAAGCGTTAGGTTTTAGTTTAATTAATCGTTCTAAAACACCCATTGAGTTAACTGAATCAGGTCAGGTTTTCTTAATTACTGCAAGGAATGTAATTGAGCAATTACATGAGGTAGTGAGGCACATTCATCATACGGATACTACGCAAGGCGAAATATTACAATTTGCAGTGGCCCACTCATTAGCGCAAGGTTTTTTCCCACAATGGATGGCAAAGCTTCGTAAAGATGGCTTATCTGTTACTTGTCGATTAGTTGCTGCTAATGTGGGGGATGCTACTCGTGCTTTACGTGAAGGCGCCTGTGACTTAATGCTGGCTTACCATGATCCTGAATCAGCTTTACAGCTTCCACCAGAATTATTTCCATGGTTAGTTTTAGGGCATACAGAAATGGTTCCTGTGTGTGGTTTTGATGAATATAAAAAACCACTCTTTGAAATAAATAACCAACAACAGTTCCCTTTACTTGCTTATGGGCAAGGCGCTTTTCTAGGACATTCGGTTAATTTACTACTACGTCAATCTAAACTACGCTATGTCAAGCTCTTTGAAACAGCTATGGCGGATAGCTTAAAAGCGATGGCTATAGAAGGTTTAGGTGTGGCGTGGTTACCTAAATTAAGTGTGGAAAATGAGTTGGCTCGTAAAGAGTTAGTGATTTGTGGTGATAGCCAATGGTTTATACCATTGGAAATACGTCTTTATCGTTGTTCATTAATTAAGAAAAACGCCATTAAATCATTTTGGGAACAGTTAGCAGGCCCCGATAGCTTAACCAATGAATAA